From a single Nicotiana tabacum cultivar K326 chromosome 8, ASM71507v2, whole genome shotgun sequence genomic region:
- the LOC107792957 gene encoding putative late blight resistance protein homolog R1B-12: MAYASVASLMRTMESVLASNSPMQSLVCDHKEEFLALREKVSFLEVLLKNFEKNNNSGKMTDLEAQIKEAANAVEHTIQLRLTEFLMAKDEMQKEKAHKRLCDSLKQVAEEIDHLRNESPKIQNEGKKASKEALVQDSSSEKHTPNVENNMVGRDDQRKRLLVELTQHRGSSGRLKVVPIVGMGGIGKTTLAKEVYDDAAIRLHFDVCAWATISQQHNVKEILLSLLRHTKGDKFNMDDEAELADMLQKSLKGKRYLIVLDDMWKSEAWDDVRLCFPSENNGSRILLTTRNIEVACSAGTENLSLQMDLMGPVESWKLFQSIASANEALPSEFETIGKQIVDKCQGLPLTIVVVAGLLSKSERTIEDWENVAEDVKSFVTNDPDKQCLHVLGLSYNHLTSDLKACLLYFGVFPEDSEISVKRLMRLWIAAGFLKLVEDLEGEAEKCLQDLVDRCLVLVSRKNWEETKIRTCKVHDLIYELCLRELAQSQNTFAMSDIVYDGPEAQKAHSDDIVFDDQCHLLTRHKMQPFKRWTDGTDIDYGSYRALLTPGHHRLIRQTDDDDDNHLPKRTHSILTFCGYTYSFTLKSELVHFNLLRVLDLTPIWFNRSFPPQILSLIWLRYLVLRGSFIMPPEICRLWNLQTFKRVGSYQSTSMVFPEQIWELMQLRHLRLHKFYLPNPLSESVDEERYLNFSNVQTISGLYPSCCTKEVISGIRNVKKL; this comes from the coding sequence ATGGCTTATGCTAGTGTTGCTTCTCTTATGAGAACGATGGAGTCGGTCTTGGCATCCAATTCACCAATGCAATCTCTAGTTTGTGATCACAAAGAAGAATTTCTCGCTCTTCGTGAAAAAGTTAGCTTCTTGGAAGTATTACTCAAGAACTTTGAGAAAAACAACAATTctgggaaaatgacagatttggaAGCACAGATAAAAGAAGCTGCAAATGCTGTTGAACACACAATTCAACTGCGACTAACAGAATTTTTAATGGCAAAGGATGAAATGCAGAAAGAAAAGGCACATAAGAGGCTTTGTGATAGCCTAAAACAGGTAGCAGAGGAGATTGATCATCTCCGGAATGAGTCGCCAAAGATTCAAAATGAAGGCAAAAAAGCATCAAAGGAAGCTTTGGTTCAAGACTCAAGTTCAGAAAAGCATACTCCAAATGTGGAGAACAATATGGTGGGACGCGATGATCAAAGGAAAAGGTTGCTTGTAGAACTAACACAACATCGTGGCTCGTCTGGTAGACTCAAAGTCGTCCCGATAGTGGGGATGGGGGGCATTGGTAAAACAACTTTAGCGAAAGAAGTTTACGATGATGCAGCCATCCGGCTTCACTTTGATGTTTGCGCGTGGGCTACTATTTCTCAACAACATAACGTAAAGGAAATCTTGTTGAGCCTTCTGCGTCATACAAAGGGCGACAAATTTAACATGGACGATGAGGCAGAGCTAGCTGACATGCTACAAAAGAGTTTAAAAGGAAAGAGGTACTTAATTGTATTGGATGACATGTGGAAGAGTGAAGCATGGGATGACGTGAGACTATGCTTTCCAAGTGAAAATAATGGGAGTCGAATATTGTTGACGACCCGTAACATTGAAGTAGCTTGTTCTGCTGGTACAGAGAATCTTTCTTTGCAGATGGATCTCATGGGTCCAGTTGAGAGTTGGAAACTTTTCCAAAGTATCGCGTCTGCAAATGAAGCACTACCATCTGAATTTGAGACTATTGGGAAACAAATTGTAGACAAATGTCAGGGGTTACCGTTAACCATTGTCGTTGTTGCTGGGCTTTTGTCTAAATCTGAAAGGACAATAGAAGATTGGGAAAATGTTGCTGAAGATGTCAAGTCATTTGTCACAAATGATCCTGATAAACAATGTTTACATGTGCTTGGGTTGAGTTACAATCACTTGACCAGTGACCTAAAAGCATGTCTTCTGTATTTTGGAGTTTTTCCAGAAGACAGTGAGATTTCAGTGAAGAGATTGATGAGATTATGGATTGCTGCGGGGTTTTTGAAGTTGGTAGAAGACTTGGAAGGGGAGGCTGAGAAATGTTTACAAGATCTTGTCGACAGATGTCTAGTTCTCGTCAGCAGGAAAAATTGGGAGGAAACGAAAATTAGAACATGTAAGGTTCATGATCTAATATATGAGCTGTGCTTGAGAGAGTTAGCTCAAAGCCAAAACACTTTTGCCATGAGTGACATTGTATATGATGGTCCGGAAGCACAAAAAGCACATAGCGATGATATTGTGTTTGATGATCAATGTCATCTTCTTACTAGGCATAAAATGCAGCCCTTTAAGCGATGGACTGATGGCACTGATATTGACTATGGTTCTTATAGGGCCCTTCTTACCCCTGGACATCATCGTCTAATAAGGCAAACAGATGATGACGATGACAACCATCTCCCGAAGCGAACTCATTCTATTCTCACTTTCTGTGGTTATACTTACAGCTTTACTCTCAAATCGGAGCTTGTTCATTTCAACTTACTCAGAGTGTTGGACTTAACTCCTATATGGTTTAATAGGTCATTCCCTCCGCAGATACTATCCCTCATTTGGTTGAGGTACCTAGTCTTGCGCGGGAGTTTTATCATGCCTCCAGAAATTTGCAGGTTATGGAATCTACAAACATTCAAGCGTGTTGGTTCGTATCAGTCAACATCTATGGTGTTTCCAGAGCAAATTTGGGAACTAATGCAATTAAGGCATCTCAGACTGCATAAATTTTATTTGCCAAATCCTCTAAGTGAATCTGTTGATGAAGAGAGGTACTTGAATTTTTCAAATGTACAAACTATTTCTGGCTTGTATCCAAGTTGTTGCACAAAGGAGGTTATTTCAGGTATTCGAAATGTTAAAAAATTATGA
- the LOC107792958 gene encoding heme oxygenase 1, chloroplastic-like translates to MASITPLSQSQPLYEKTQFTLLKKPQNQFCSIPFSRFTQSSKLSLKKSRMVVVSATTAAEKSNKRYPGEAKGFVEEMRFVAMKLHTRDQSKEGEKEPEGQPMAKWEPSVEGYLKFLVDSKLVYDTLEKIVEKAPFPEYAEFRNTGLERSEGLAKDLEWFRQQGYAIPGPSAPGLNYACYLEELSEKDPQAFICHFYNTYFAHSAGGRMIGRKVAEKILNKKELEFYKWDGDLSQLLQNVREKLNKVAENWTREEKNHCLEETEKSFKFSGEILRLILS, encoded by the exons ATGGCTTCAATAACACCCTTATCTCAATCACAACCCCTTTATGAGAAAACCCAATTTACACTACTAAAAAAACCTCAAAATCAGTTTTGCTCAATACCCTTTTCAAGATTCACTCAAAGTTCAAAACTTTCATTGAAAAAATCAAGAATGGTTGTTGTTTCAGCTACAACTGCTGCTGAGAAATCCAATAAAAGGTATCCTGGTGAAGCTAAAGGGTTTGTTGAGGAGATGAGATTTGTGGCTATGAAATTGCATACTAGGGATCAGTCTAAGGAAGGTGAAAAAGAACCTGAAGGTCAGCCTATGGCTAAATGGGAACCTAGTGTTGAAGGGTATTTGAAGTTTTTGGTGGATAGTAAATTGGTTTATGATACTTTGGAAAAAATTGTGGAAAAGGCTCCTTTTCCTGAGT ATGCTGAGTTCAGGAACACAGGATTAGAAAGGTCAGAGGGATTAGCAAAGGATTTGGAATGGTTTAGGCAGCAAGGTTATGCCATCCCAGGACCCTCAGCTCCTGGTCTCAACTATGCTTGTTACTTAGAGGAGCTTTCAGAAAAGGATCCTCAAGCATTTATTTGCCACTTTTACAACACATACTTTGCGCATTCAGCTGGAGGTCGCATGATAGGGAGAAAG GTGGCTGAAAAGATACTCAATAAGAAAGAGCTGGAATTCTACAAATGGGACGGTGACCTTTCTCAGCTGCTGCAGAATGTTAGAGAGAAGCTGAATAAAGTTGCAGAA AATTGGACTAGAGAGGAGAAGAATCATTGTTTGGAAGAGACGGAGAAGTCATTCAAGTTCTCAGGGGAAATCCTCCGATTAATATTGTCTTGA